One window of Ignavibacteriales bacterium genomic DNA carries:
- the lgt gene encoding prolipoprotein diacylglyceryl transferase has translation MTISSIFWDVSPEIVKLGPITLRWYGLLFASGFVFGYLILTKIYKLEKKPQADLEQLSIYVILGTVIGARLGHCLFYDPVYYLSNPLEILKVWEGGLASHGAAIGIPFSIYLLTKKQKDKTMLWILDRVVIVVALAAVLIRLGNLFNSEIIGTATDLPWAFIFSRVDEVPRHPAQLYESIFYLISFLILYFVYYKTKKKSKQGYIFGLFLVLIFGFRFFIEFIKVEQSAFEKGMVLDMGQLLSIPFVIGGLYFMFRKQNEIVTNKSKGQK, from the coding sequence ATGACCATATCATCAATTTTCTGGGATGTAAGTCCTGAAATAGTAAAACTCGGACCAATAACTTTGCGCTGGTATGGATTACTATTTGCTTCAGGTTTTGTATTTGGATATTTAATTCTCACTAAAATTTATAAGCTCGAAAAAAAGCCGCAAGCTGATCTTGAACAACTTTCAATTTATGTTATTCTCGGCACTGTAATTGGCGCGCGATTAGGACATTGTTTGTTTTACGATCCCGTTTATTATTTATCAAATCCACTAGAAATACTTAAAGTTTGGGAAGGCGGACTTGCAAGTCATGGTGCGGCCATTGGAATTCCATTTTCAATATATCTTCTTACTAAAAAGCAAAAAGATAAAACAATGTTATGGATTCTCGACCGTGTTGTAATTGTTGTTGCTCTTGCAGCGGTTCTTATTCGGTTAGGTAATTTATTTAATTCGGAAATTATTGGTACTGCAACTGATCTACCATGGGCATTTATCTTTTCAAGGGTAGATGAAGTCCCTCGCCATCCAGCACAATTGTATGAATCAATTTTTTATTTGATTTCTTTTTTAATCCTATATTTTGTGTACTATAAAACTAAAAAAAAATCTAAACAAGGATATATCTTTGGATTATTTCTCGTTTTGATTTTTGGATTCAGATTTTTTATTGAATTTATTAAAGTTGAACAATCTGCGTTTGAAAAAGGAATGGTTTTGGATATGGGACAATTGCTGAGCATTCCATTCGTTATTGGAGGATTATATTTTATGTTTAGAAAACAAAACGAAATTGTAACTAACAAATCAAAAGGGCAAAAATAG
- a CDS encoding aminopeptidase P family protein, with protein MFDKQVYIDRRADLKKNFKNGVLIFLGNDESAMNYAGNTYTFRQDSSFLYYFGLDIPNLVGIIDIDEDKEIIFGYEFTIEDIVWMGPQPKLLELADQIGVAQAEHVDNLKKYLKSKITKKVKINFLPTYRGDQSLKLADLLGENPYKLKSKISKKLIEAVVAQRSIKGDEEVAEIEYAMEIAYQMHIAAMRMAKPGVIERDIAGAIEGIAASLGAGLSFPAIVSKNGQTLHNHYHNNVLKEGDLLVCDAGAESLLHYASDITRTTPVGGKFSYRQKEIYEIVLTAQKNAINMIKPGVLHSDVHLTAAKIIAAGLSQIGIMKGDLNAAVKAGAHALFFPHGLGHMMGLDVHDMENLGENLVGYDAKTKRSDQFGLAYLRLAKELQPGFVFTCEPGIYFIPELIDQWKAKKKFKNYINYDKLEEYRNFGGIRIEDDILVTQNGYKVLGRPIPKEIDDVEAWAKS; from the coding sequence ATGTTCGATAAGCAAGTTTATATTGATCGCAGGGCTGACTTAAAGAAAAATTTTAAAAACGGTGTGTTAATATTTCTTGGCAATGACGAATCAGCGATGAACTATGCTGGCAACACCTATACGTTCAGACAGGATAGTTCTTTTCTTTATTACTTTGGACTTGATATACCAAATTTGGTTGGCATTATTGATATCGATGAAGATAAAGAAATTATTTTCGGATATGAATTCACAATAGAAGATATCGTTTGGATGGGACCACAACCAAAACTTCTTGAACTTGCAGACCAAATTGGAGTTGCACAGGCAGAACATGTTGATAATTTAAAAAAATATTTAAAATCTAAAATCACAAAAAAAGTTAAAATTAATTTTCTTCCAACGTACCGTGGCGATCAATCACTTAAGCTTGCAGATTTACTTGGTGAAAATCCTTACAAACTAAAAAGTAAAATCTCCAAAAAATTAATTGAAGCTGTTGTCGCTCAACGTTCTATTAAAGGCGATGAAGAGGTTGCAGAAATTGAATATGCAATGGAAATTGCTTATCAGATGCACATTGCTGCAATGCGTATGGCAAAACCCGGAGTTATTGAAAGAGATATCGCTGGTGCAATTGAAGGAATTGCGGCTTCTTTGGGTGCCGGACTTTCTTTTCCCGCTATAGTCTCTAAAAATGGACAAACTCTTCACAATCATTATCATAATAATGTTTTAAAGGAAGGTGACTTACTTGTTTGTGATGCTGGTGCGGAGTCACTGCTTCATTATGCAAGTGATATTACACGTACAACTCCTGTTGGAGGAAAGTTTTCTTATCGACAAAAAGAAATTTATGAAATCGTTCTTACCGCACAGAAAAATGCTATAAACATGATTAAACCCGGTGTGTTACATTCTGATGTTCATTTAACTGCTGCTAAAATTATTGCGGCTGGTTTATCACAAATAGGAATTATGAAAGGTGATTTAAATGCTGCTGTAAAAGCTGGTGCACATGCACTCTTCTTTCCACACGGACTTGGACATATGATGGGTCTTGATGTACACGATATGGAAAATCTTGGAGAAAATCTGGTAGGATATGATGCGAAAACAAAAAGAAGTGATCAGTTTGGATTGGCTTATTTAAGATTAGCTAAAGAACTACAGCCTGGTTTTGTTTTTACGTGTGAGCCTGGAATTTATTTTATTCCAGAATTAATTGATCAGTGGAAAGCTAAAAAGAAATTTAAGAATTACATTAACTACGATAAGCTTGAAGAGTATCGTAACTTTGGTGGAATTAGAATAGAAGATGATATTTTAGTCACACAAAATGGATACAAAGTTCTTGGTCGTCCAATTCCAAAAGAAATTGATGATGTTGAGGCTTGGGCTAAATCCTAA